One genomic segment of Helianthus annuus cultivar XRQ/B chromosome 14, HanXRQr2.0-SUNRISE, whole genome shotgun sequence includes these proteins:
- the LOC110906019 gene encoding BAG family molecular chaperone regulator 2, producing the protein MMKLKSKRFHRSLSKLRIGGGSNKECGGTITGEIKWELRPGGMLVQKRDVDDDAQNVEKEGFIMVRVANGSQWHDISIQATSTFGEMKMLLSIVTGMEPKEQRLLFKGKEREDVEHLHMVGVGDKDKVLVLEDPAIKEKKLHGLLVAATNDIGASNHAISV; encoded by the exons ATGATGAAGTTGAAGTCAAAGAGATTCCACAGGAGCCTTTCCAAGCTTCGCATTGGTGGCGGTAGCAACAAGGAGTGTGGTGGCACCATCACCGGAGAAATCAAATGGGAATTAAGGCCCGGTGGGATGCTTGTTCAAAAGcgagatgttgatgatgatgccCAAAATGTTGAAAAAGAAGGATTTATAATGGTTAGAGTCGCAAATGGTTCACAATGGCATGACATATCAATCCAAGCAACTTCAACATTTG GAGAAATGAAGATGTTGTTATCAATAGTGACTGGCATGGAGCCAAAGGAGCAAAGGTTATTGTTCAAAGGGAAAGAGAGAGAGGATGTGGAGCACCTACACATGGTTGGAGTTGGAGACAAAGACAAGGTTCTAGTGTTGGAAGATCCAGCCATCAAAGAGAAGAAACTACATGGATTATTAGTAGCTGCAACAAATGACATTGGAGCTTCTAATCATGCAATTAGTGTATAA
- the LOC110904117 gene encoding ACT domain-containing protein ACR8-like: protein MEAEKQRVIMCLKATVERRAPEGVRLELFKPDKPRLLAQVTRTFIENAMNVAQAEISTTMGNHSSVSKSTWTSNISSEDMLTEVLSYFTQPSIPEKTERIWNFISDI, encoded by the exons ATGG AAGCCGAAAAGCAACGAGTGATCATGTGTTTAAAAGCCACGGTTGAAAGAAGGGCACCCGAGGGTGTGCGTCTCGAGCTATTCAAACCCGACAAACCCAGACTGTTGGCCCAAGTGACACGAACGTTTATAGAAAACGCGATGAACGTAGCACAGGCCGAGATATCTACAACAATGG GTAATCATTCTTCGGTTTCGAAATCGACATGGACATCCAATATTAGCTCCGAAGATATGCTGACCGAAGTTCTGTCGTATTTCACGCAACCATCAATACCGGAGAAGACGGAGCGTATCTG gAATTTTATATCAGACATATAG